One genomic segment of Lampris incognitus isolate fLamInc1 chromosome 2, fLamInc1.hap2, whole genome shotgun sequence includes these proteins:
- the LOC130107250 gene encoding arf-GAP with GTPase, ANK repeat and PH domain-containing protein 1-like, translated as MSNAAKPQKRTTYLISLTLVKVEALPEDAEVSPVQKTPLQEREEGPGKEEKVIRAIKKEEGPAYADVVEEHGESEEVEAVQVKYSSPFQNRAKPERRDTRGWVKESTFVGKSKESPVLQPPVRDLVKLHGGVSLDGGIRGKGPRSDSLRPKTELYREPPKLFLKGEDVGDFSSSRSRCSLPISVPQQASQRPEVLRSHARGDPACWWEMREMGQSKLGTTKTLDCRETQLEDQSPVMAATTLGPYRASWADSDGRGTLIRPGAPIGRGYTGMMPRDGPGGERLTMVSVSLPTPPFPQVSKPQRKGKSRTLDNSDLHLLSEDLKKGREVTVQRAPARDRKMLKFISGIFTKSTAGLPNANAVSTLYTSVEHECNKEEAACVSSPEWTFSQTVQELHLGVLGGLCSGKSALVHRHITGSYLPQENPEGRQFIKEVLVDGQSHLLVIREEVGLPDAEFANWVDAVVLVFSLENEVSFQEVYRHYHQLSIHRPITEIPFIVVGTQDKINSSNPRVIDDARARQLCSDVQRCTYYETCATYGLNVNRVFNDAAQKIMAAKKQAALLASCKSLPNSPSHSGGSTPVSGVFTGQASNGGQSSDYSSSLPSTPVITHKEISRMTKGERQDGATPGSVRGSSRRRTTRFASRRGSDSNRRSADAKGDMGSGRAIPIKQSILLKRSGNSINKEWKKKYVTLSSDGMLSYHSSVNDYMQNAPRKEIDLVRVTVKVPGKRPPRAVPACGPPVGLNGRVKDLQVPKGGRPVPVSAGLLQVEKMEGLGGALFLRGTKTVQRCHSTISTNPPSIDSAVEGVSSSSSTKDVGPSSPTTDRKKHRRKKSMNQKWDATIGQADAKRRMWKLKSFGSLRNINKTDEDNFDFLIVSSTGQTWHFEAQSVEERDSWVQAIESQILASLQLCESSKNKARKNSQSEAVALQAIRNAKGNNSCVDCDAPNPTWASLNLGALICIECSGIHRNLGTHLSRVRSLDLDDLPRELTLVLSAIGNHMVNSIWEGRTLGHHKPTPDATREERESWIRAKYVQKLFVAQLPPLSPSERSDITLSGHLLLAVMERNLPKLLLLLAHCTKEDINTPPANLAFTATSPMSARLPGTALHAACMLADVVMTQLLVWYGCDVRHRDALGQTALAAARSAGSQECVDIMLQYGCPNEPAPFLAKTPSFSVTATPSLSVAMTPGPSVSTTLKISHKSSASGSSHSSCTRRAVS; from the exons ATGAGCAACGCAGCCAAGCCACAGAAACGCACCACCTACCTCATCTCCCTCACACTGGTGAAGGTTGAGGCTTTGCCTGAAGATGCAGAGGTGTCCCCGGTACAGAAGACACCTCtccaagagagagaagagggtccTGGGAAGGAGGAGAAGGTGATTAGGGCCATTAAAAAAGAGGAAGGACCTGCCTATGCTGACGTGGTAGAAGAACATGGCGAGTCGGAGGAAGTGGAAGCGGTGCAGGTCAAGTACAGCAGTCCTTTCCAGAACAGGGCAAAGCCTGAGCGGAGAGACACTCGTGGATGGGTGAAGGAGAGCACCTTTGTGGGTAAAAGCAAAGAGTCTCCTGTGCTACAGCCACCTGTTAGAGACTTGGTAAAACTGCATGGAGGTGTTTCATTGGATGGAGGGATACGAGGAAAGGGACCCCGCTCGGACAGCTTGCGCCCTAAGACCGAGCTGTATAGGGAGCCACCCAAGCTGTTTTTGAAGGGCGAGGATGTAGGGGACTTCAGCAGCAGCCGCTCACGCTGCAGCCTCCCCATCTCCGTCCCCCAGCAGGCCAGCCAGCGGCCCGAAGTCCTGAGGTCACATGCCAGGGGTGACCCTGCATGTTGGTGGGAAATGAGGGAGATGGGTCAGAGTAAACTCGGCACCACCAAGACCTTGGACTGCAGGGAGACCCAGCTGGAGGACCAGTCCCCTGTGATGGCGGCCACGACTTTAGGGCCCTACAGAGCGTCCTGGGCAGACAGCGATGGCAGGGGAACACTCATTCGCCCTGGGGCTCCCATCGGTAGGGGCTATACAGGAATGATGCCAAGGGATGGTCCCGGAGGGGAGAGGCTTACCATGGTTTCCGTCTCCCTGCCCACGCCGCCCTTCCCACAGGTGTCCAAGCCGCAACGTAAAGGCAAGAGCCGCACCCTGGACAACAGTGACCTGCACTTACTTTCTGAGGACCTGAAGAAAGGGAGAGAAGTAACAGTCCAGCGGGCTCCTGCTCGTGACCGTAAGATGCTCAAGTTCATCAGCGGAATTTTTACCAAGAGCACCGCCGGACTACCCAACGCCAACGCCGTGTCCACTCTGTATACATCTGTGGAGCATGAATGTAACAAGGAGGAAG CAGCATGTGTCAGTAGTCCAGAGTGGACCTTCAGTCAGACTGTACAAGAGCTTCACCTG gGTGTCCTGGGAGGTCTTTGCAGTGGGAAGTCTGCTCTGGTTCATAGACACATAACAGGAAGTTATTTGCCCCAAGAGAATCCTGAGG GACGACAGTTTATAAAGGAGGTGTTAGTGGATGGACAGAGCCACCTGCTAGTCATCAGAGAGGAAGTTGGACTCCCGGATGCTGAG TTTGCAAACTGGGTGGATGCAGTCGTCCTGGTTTTCAGTTTGGAGAACGAAGTCAGCTTCCAGGAAGTCTACAGACACTATCACCAGCTGAGTATTCACCGCCCCATTACTGAAATACCTTTCATCGTGGTGGGCACTCAag ATAAGATCAACAGCAGCAACCCTCGGGTGATAGACGACGCCAGGGCCAGACAGCTTTGCTCAGATGTGCAGCGCTGCACTTACTATGAAACCTGTGCTACCTACGGCCTCAACGTGAACCGAGTCTTCAATGACG CCGCACAGAAAATAATGGCAGCCAAAAAGCAGGCGGCTCTCCTGGCTTCCTGTAAATCCCTGCCTAACTCTCCCAGTCACTCTGGAGGCTCCACCCCCGTGTCAGGAGTCTTCACCGGACAG GCCAGTAATGGAGGTCAGAGTAGCGACTATTCCTCCTCTCTGCCCTCCACCCCTGTGATCACTCATAAGGAGATCTCCAGAATGACCAAAGGGGAGAGACAAGATGGTGCCACCCCTGGCTCTGTCCGCGGCTCTTCACGGAGACGGACCACCCGCTTTGCA AGCCGCAGAGGTAGTGATTCAAACAGAAGGAGCGCAGATGCTAAGGGGGATATGGGCAGCGGACGTGCCATCCCCATAAAACAG AGTATCTTACTGAAGCGCAGCGGGAACTCGATCAACAAAGAGTGGAAGAAGAAATATGTCACACTGTCCAGTGATGGCATGCTGTCCTATCATTCCAGTGTAAAT GACTACATGCAGAATGCCCCCAGGAAGGAGATAGACCTGGTCCGGGTAACTGTGAAGGTGCCAGGGAAGCGGCCACCACGTGCTGTACCTGCCTGTGGTCCTCCAGTTGGGCTCAATGGTAGGGTCAAAGATCTACAGGTACCTAAGGGGGGAAG GCCTG TCCCCGTGAGCGCCGGCCTCCTGCAGGTGGAGAAAATGGAAGGACTCGGTGGTGCACTGTTCTTAAGGGGAACTAAAACAGTTCAGCGGTGTCATTCCACAATCAGTACCAATCCCCCAAGCATCG ACTCTGCAGTTGAGGGCGTGTCCAGCTCTTCCTCAACTAAAGACGTAGGTCCTTCTTCTCCGACAACTGATAGGAAAAAACACAGAAGGAAGAAGAGCATGAACCAGAAATGGGATGCAACCATCGGTCAAGCAGATG CCAAGCGCAGAATGTGGAAACTGAAAAGCTTTGGTAGCTTGAGGAACATAAACAAGACAG ATGAGGATAACTTTGACTTCCTGATAGTGTCGAGCACGGGACAGACGTGGCACTTTGAAGCCCAGAGTGTGGAGGAGAGGGACTCCTGGGTTCAGGCCATCGAGAGTCAGATTCTGGCCAGCCTGCAGCTTTGTGAGAGCAGCAAAAACAAG GCTCGGAAGAACAGCCAAAGTGAAGCAGTGGCTCTGCAGGCCATCCGTAACGCAAAGGGCAACAACAGCTGCGTTGACTGTGATGCTCCAA ATCCTACATGGGCCAGCCTGAACCTCGGAGCCCTCATATGCATTGAGTGCTCTGGGATCCACAGGAACTTGGGCACCCACCTGTCACGTGTTCGTTCCCTTGACTTGGATGACCTTCCACGAGAGCTCACGTTGGTTCTCAGTGCCATTGGCAACCACATGGTCAACAGTATCTGGGAGGGGCGCACACTAGGTCACCATAAACCAACACCTGATGCCACACG AGAGGAACGAGAGTCATGGATCCGAGCTAAATATGTGCAGAAGTTGTTTGTGGCCCAGCTGCCTCCTCTTTCACCGAGCGAAAGGTCGGACATTACACTATCTGGCCATTTGCTCTTGGCTGTGATGGAGCGAAATCTGCCGAAACTGCTCCTCCTCCTGGCCCACTGCACCAAGGAGGATATCAATACTCCGCCAGCCAACCTGGCCTTCACCGCCACATCCCCCATGTCAGCCAGACTCCCAGGCACGGCCCTGCACGCTGCTTGTATGCTGGCCGACGTGGTTATGACACAGCTTCTTGTTTGG TACGGTTGTGATGTTCGGCATCGTGATGCGCTGGGACAGACGGCCCTGGCGGCGGCCCGCAGCGCCGGCAGCCAGGAGTGTGTTGACATTATGCTCCAATATGGATGCCCAAATGAACCAGCCCCCTTCCTCGCCAAAACACCCAGCTTCTCGGTAACTGCGACACCCAGCCTCTCAGTTGCCATGACACCGGGCCCATCAGTTTCTACCACCCTCAAGATCTCGCACAAGAGTAGTGCCTCCGGCTCCAGTCACAGTAGCTGCACTAGAAGGGCAGTGTCATAA